TCTCCATTTGGCCCAGTATAGCCATTGTCACTGAACAGCATTTCTGTATAATGCTCTTTCACATAATCTTCATAATACATATCTGTATCGCCAGCTTCGATCTTAGACGCTGGATAATCAGGGTATTCAATCAATAGAGCAAGAACTTTATCTGTACGGGTTCCGCCATCCCACTCTTCTTCTGTTACCCCGTCAACTGTTTCACCTTTTGTCTTGCCATTTTTCTTTCCTTTACCTGAATCCAATCCATTGCTTTTCATTTGTGCTTGAAGTTGTTCTTTAGATTCTTTGGCTTCATCTTCAAGCTCTCCGCCATGCGAATGTTTACCATTCGCAGCTCTTTCTTTCAAATACTTATTTAATGCTTTTTCTGCTTCTGCAGGTGTCGCATTCTTTGAAATCTTTCCGCTTTCTTTCAGCATTTCTATCAATCTCTCATCATTTGCAATCCCGAGATCGATCGGTGCTCCTGCATAAGACTTTGAAATGCTTTCTTTGATATGCTCAGCTTCTGCGTGCTGAGGTGATGAAAATGCACCGTATGTAAGCGTACTGATCCCCATCATGACTGCTAGTGCCGTGGATGCTATCTTCTTCTTTTTCACCTGGTAATGCCCTCCCCTAAACTATCAAAATATAATATTCTAATACTTTTGTAGTAATAGTATCAATTTGACGAAAAATTGTAAATATTATGTTTAATAATAAAGAAAAAGGGGAAAATAGACATATTTTTGTATAATTTTGAAAATCAATGAAGTGTATGATGGTAGAAAACACCTCTGTAACTTGCATTAAATGGTAATTATATTCTAATTAATACCGTTATTTTCAAACGGAAAATGGTTTCATCAGCAAAAAGACCCATTTAATGTTATGGGTCTTTTTGCCATTGACTTAATTTCCCTGAGGAGTGTGGTGGATTTCACTCACACCATTATACTCTAATAAAACTCTAGTATTTAAACTTGTTCCAGGATCACTTCTCCCACTCCGACATCCAGGTCAATGTCAAGTTTCACATCTGCTGTTTCATACGACTGGTTTTGATAGCTGTCCCCAACAATAATGAAATGATCTGCTTTGACTTTTCCAATCCCTTTATCAACCTCAACCTTCACGCCTGCATGGATCGGTACACGGATTTTCATTTTCCCGACACCAACGTCAATTTTGACTCTAAAACTATTTTTCCATTCTCCTGCCAGGTCGATTTCTGTTTCCCCTACCCCCGATTCAATATGTAGATCCTTTAAATTCAACTTAGAAAGGCCGAGTTTTGACTTTCCGGCACCCAGCTCTACTTTCAGAGCAAGAGGCAGATCTCCATTCAATGCAACGTCCCATTCTTGTTTAGCCTTTTTCAGAAGCCATGTGGTTATAGATTTCTGTGGTACGACAAGTTTTCCGATACCACTTTCAGAAATGTCATATGCAATTTCTGGTTCAGAAGATTCTCCGTAGAACGTAAACATTCCCTCCATGATTTCCTTTGTTCCATCGTGTAGATCCAGTTTACCAGTTCCTAATTGCAACTTTACATCCAATTCCGTTTCATTTTTCCGATTAATTCCCTGTGTTTTCGTCGTTCCTTCTTTTATGAACATATTTGATCGCTCCTTTTTTATCATTATCTAAAGTTTAGTCGATTAAGGTATTTCCATAAAACAGACAAGAGGTTGGTTTCATCTCCTGCTGAGGACTGAAGTGTGAATTCGTTTTAGGATGGAGAGTAGATGGTATATACTATCAGTGAAAGGATGAATAGTATGGAATTTCATTTTCTCGGAACAGGGGCAGGCATTCCTTCTAAAGGTCGGAACGTTTCGTCCCTTGCTCTACGTTTCATGACAAATCGTGAAGGTGATGTATGGTTGTTCGATTGCGGTGAATCTACGCAACATCAGATACTCCATACAAACTTGAAGCTATGGCAAATATCGAAAATCTTCATCACACATATGCATGGCGATCACCTTTACGGCCTTCCAGGGGTTTTAGGGAGTCGTTCGTTCCAGGGAGCAGAAAATCCTTTGACAGTATACGGACCAAAGGGCATCCACGAATTTGTGACTGCTGCATTGGAAACGAGCAGGACATACTTGAAATATCCTTTGGAGATTGTGGAATACGAAGATGGATACGTTGAAAATGATGATGGTTATCAAATTGAGGTATCGTTACTGGAGCATGTGATCCCATCTTTCGGAATCCGAGTGACAGAACCTTCACAGCCTGGTCGGTTGCTTGTTGAAAAGCTGAAGGAATTCGATGTTCCGCCAGGACCCGTTTATAAAAAGCTGAAAGATGGTAAAACAGTCACCTTGGAAGATGGGCGAAGCTTGAACGGGGCAGACTTTCTCGGTGAGGAACAACTAGGCAGGGTCATTACGGTTTGCGGTGATACTCGTCCTTCTGAAAAAACAGCCAAGCTGGCTCGAAATGCTGACCTGCTTATCCATGAAGCGACGTTCGCTGAGGGGATGGAGGACCAGGCAATCGATTATTACCACTCGACTACGATACAAGCAGCTGAAATTGCGAAAAACGCGAATGTCAAACGACTGATTCTTAATCATATCAGTTCAAGATACCATGACCAATCAGATGAATTACTGGAAAGTGCTGTCCGCGTTTTTGCGAACACGGAACTCGCACATGACCTGGACATTTTCCATCTGACAAAACGGAAAGGTACCTAGCTATATTTGTAAAACCAGGCCTTATTTTTGTAAAATCAGCCGATATATTTGTAAAACCTAGTAGTAATTTTGCAAACGCAAAAGGGGAACCTTATAATCCCCGAAAAAAAGACTTCGGCCAAAGCCGAAGTCTTTCTGATCTTAACTCACCCAATTTTCAACATTCCAAATATCTGTGACCCACTCCTGGTAAAATTCAGGTTCGTGGGATACGATCAGGAGTGTGCCTTTGTATTTCCTGAGCGCTTCCTTCAAAGCTTCTTTCGCCCGCACATCTAGATGATTTGT
The DNA window shown above is from Alkalihalobacillus sp. TS-13 and carries:
- a CDS encoding toast rack family protein → MFIKEGTTKTQGINRKNETELDVKLQLGTGKLDLHDGTKEIMEGMFTFYGESSEPEIAYDISESGIGKLVVPQKSITTWLLKKAKQEWDVALNGDLPLALKVELGAGKSKLGLSKLNLKDLHIESGVGETEIDLAGEWKNSFRVKIDVGVGKMKIRVPIHAGVKVEVDKGIGKVKADHFIIVGDSYQNQSYETADVKLDIDLDVGVGEVILEQV
- the rnz gene encoding ribonuclease Z, producing MEFHFLGTGAGIPSKGRNVSSLALRFMTNREGDVWLFDCGESTQHQILHTNLKLWQISKIFITHMHGDHLYGLPGVLGSRSFQGAENPLTVYGPKGIHEFVTAALETSRTYLKYPLEIVEYEDGYVENDDGYQIEVSLLEHVIPSFGIRVTEPSQPGRLLVEKLKEFDVPPGPVYKKLKDGKTVTLEDGRSLNGADFLGEEQLGRVITVCGDTRPSEKTAKLARNADLLIHEATFAEGMEDQAIDYYHSTTIQAAEIAKNANVKRLILNHISSRYHDQSDELLESAVRVFANTELAHDLDIFHLTKRKGT